One segment of Acropora muricata isolate sample 2 chromosome 8, ASM3666990v1, whole genome shotgun sequence DNA contains the following:
- the LOC136925496 gene encoding zinc finger protein 862-like, with protein MSKRKPTSSQPGIDGYFCKSRRTESPVDEGEKTVGDGDRQTPAIPTTSNSTARVDEGDKTAESTSMHPVLSQVQCEALIKEFFTQGKVHNYYTCFNKCSKITGQELQRIKPKKFNHGWVENIDNWWLCHVEGEGMFCIICKKHGVTNPHNKTDKFSGVASDRFKSDAIETHKKLGRHRSALEAEMIARMSIFHKEFVEKKETEISVLEKVFSTAYFLMKEYLPNRKFLPLINFITNVIGVAEIKYFQHRSEGSLIEIFLTIGNVVKELTLKKVRAASCFGLMTDEMTDVSVTSQLITFVQYFCTESETVETKFLSAQDVLKEHDAATAQAIYDLLKEELLSSQLDIKDVMGLATDGASVMVGSREGVASKLKRDNPCTIAIHCVCHRLALACTDSNEYTKYIQDVSDILRQTWKHFENSPKRMALLMKVLTNVNEVRVSSTKGKKVLAKKPKKACKTRWLSFDKSVEAMKQQYCGVIQTLQELDSKHNDATAAGLLKKMKNAKFIGALYILAEVLPVLSSLSYTFQRSNINFSLIQPQVKATKQHVNQIVEDDIPMNKLQADVDSFTNLGCDITFPPTSYQQMQSLTRKYVAALSNNLDQRFASSSDVISALSIFDPVNVPGYEADGFQDYGNASVNILAKHFFQIETEEVQKLKTEKLFAEWSHMKYHMNDNIKKMIPAEVRSGSSKTTTTEWFLLHLLKNKSSFVTFFPHLLYIAEVVVSLPVSNAWPERGASAAKNVKTRLRSRLQNDMLQAILAVGINGPDVQSCLPVVKEAVRVWLEAKQRRKLPKVPLSNNPTPGPSVVIVQCETKEMGVQCEREEAIAVQSGTAAEDREDEETENEEDIDEVLDALNLSSRGSESDTDSDSAFGSDADDLAF; from the coding sequence ATGAGCAAAAGAAAACCGACTTCCAGCCAGCCTGGAATTGATGGATATTTCTGTAAATCACGAAGAACGGAAAGCCCGGTAGACGAAGGTGAGAAAACAGTCGGTGATGGCGATCGGCAAACACCGGCAATTCCTACCACGAGTAATTCGACAGCACGTGTTGATGAAGGTGACAAAACAGCCGAAAGCACAAGCATGCATCCTGTGTTGTCACAGGTACAGTGTGAAGCGTTgataaaagagtttttcactcAAGGTAAAGTTCACAACTACTATACCTGTTTTAACAAATGTTCAAAAATCACTGGGCAGGAATTGCAAAGAATCAAGCCTAAGAAGTTTAACCATGGCTGGGTGGAAAACATCGACAACTGGTGGCTTTGCCATGTTGAGGGGGAGGGAATGTTTTGTATCATTTGTAAAAAACATGGAGTTACAAATCCCCACAACAAAACTGACAAATTTTCTGGAGTGGCATCCGACCGATTCAAGTCAGATGCTATTGAAACGCACAAGAAGTTAGGGCGCCATAGAAGTGCTTTAGAAGCTGAGATGATTGCAAGGATGTCTATTTTCCACAAAGAGTTCGTGGAGAAAAAAGAAACCGAAATATCAGTCTTAGAAAAAGTTTTTTCGACAGCatattttttaatgaaagagtACTTGCCAAACAGAAAATTCTTGCCACTCATTAATTTTATAACAAATGTGATAGGAGTGGCTGAGATCAAATACTTTCAACATAGATCTGAAGGGTCTTTGATTGAAATCTTCTTGACAATTGGAAATGTTGTGAAAGAACTTACTTTGAAGAAGGTTAGAGCAGCAAGCTGTTTTGGATTAATGACTGATGAGATGACAGATGTAAGTGTTACTTCTCAGTTAATAACTTTTGTCCAGTATTTTTGCACCGAAAGTGAAACAGTTGAGACAAAGTTTCTTTCTGCCCAGGATGTGCTAAAAGAACATGATGCAGCTACTGCACAGGCAATCTATGACTTGCTCAAAGAGGAGCTTCTCTCATCACAGTTAGACATAAAAGATGTGATGGGGCTGGCAACAGATGGTGCATCTGTCATGGTAGGTTCAAGAGAGGGTGTAGCTTCTAAACTAAAGCGAGATAATCCATGCACCATTGCTATACACTGTGTATGCCACAGGCTAGCTCTTGCATGTACTGATTCAAATGAATACACCAAATACATTCAAGATGTATCTGACATACTAAGACAAACGTGGAAGCATTTTGAGAACTCACCCAAGCGAATGGCATTATTGATGAAAGTACTAACAAATGTGAATGAAGTGAGAGTGAGCTCCACCAAAGGCAAGAAGGTGTTGGCCAAAAAACCGAAAAAAGCTTGTAAAACCAGATGGCTAAGCTTTGACAAATCTGTAGAAGCTATGAAGCAACAGTACTGTGGTGTAATACAAACACTGCAAGAGTTAGACAGTAAACACAATGATGCCACAGCAGCTGGCCTTTTAAAGAAGATGAAGAATGCAAAGTTTATTGGAGCATTGTACATTTTAGCAGAGGTTCTTCCAGTTCTTTCAAGTCTTTCCTACACATTTCAAAGAAGCAACATAAATTTCTCCCTTATTCAACCACAAGTCAAAGCAACCAAACAACATGTGAACCAAATAGTTGAGGATGACATCCCTATGAACAAACTACAAGCAGATGTTGACAGCTTTACAAATCTTGGATGTGATATCACATTTCCCCCCACCTCATATCAACAAATGCAAAGCCTTACACGAAAGTATGTAGCAGCTCTATCAAATAATTTGGATCAAAGATTTGCTTCAAGCTCTGATGTTATTAGTGCTCTCAGTATCTTTGATCCAGTGAATGTGCCTGGATATGAAGCTGATGGATTTCAAGATTATGGAAATGCCAGTGTTAACATTTTAGCGAAACACTTTTTCCAGATTGAAACAGAAGAAGTCCAAAAGCTAAAAACAGAAAAGCTTTTCGCAGAGTGGTCTCATATGAAATACCATATGAACGATAACATTAAGAAGATGATTCCAGCAGAAGTGAGGTCTGGTTCAAGTAAAACCACTACTACAGAATGGTTTCTTCTTCATCTCCTTAAGAATAAATCTTCCTTTGTTACATTCTTCCCCCACCTTCTCTACATTGCTGAAGTAGTTGTCAGTTTGCCAGTAAGTAATGCATGGCCAGAGAGGGGTGCCAGTGCAGCAAAGAATGTTAAGACTCGTCTAAGAAGCAGGCTCCAAAATGACATGCTGCAAGCAATACTAGCTGTGGGAATTAATGGACCAGATGTCCAGAGCTGCTTGCCTGTTGTAAAGGAAGCTGTAAGAGTCTGGCTTGAGGCAAAGCAGAGAAGAAAACTTCCAAAGGTACCACTGTCAAATAATCCTACGCCAGGGCCATCTGTGGTGATTGTCCAGtgtgaaacaaaggaaatgggAGTGCAATGTGAAAGGGAGGAGGCAATTGCTGTTCAAAGTGGCACAGCTGCAGAGGACAGAGAGGATGAGGAAACTGAAAATGAGGAAGACATTGATGAAGTTCTAGATGCCCTTAATCTGTCATCAAGAGGTTCAGAAAGTGACACTGACTCTGACTCCGCGTTTGGATCTGACGCcgatgacttggcattttag